AAGGCTAGGGGTCATCCCGACTTACCAACCCTTTGCAAACTCCGAATACCAATGAGTACTATGCGGGAGACAGACGGCGGGTGCTAACGTCCGTCGTCAAAAGGGAAACAACCCAGACCGTCAGCTAAGGTCCCAAAGTGTATGTTAAGTGGGAAACGATGTGGGAAGGCTTAGACAGCTAGGAGGTTGGCTTAGAAGCAGCCACCCTTTAAAGAAAGCGTAATAGCTCACTAGTCGAGTCGGCCTGCGCGGAAGATGTAACGGGGCTAAACATACCACCGAAGCTACGGGTTTGCAGTTTACTGCAAGCGGTAGAGGAGCGTTCTGTAAGCGGTTGAAGGTGAAGGGGTAACCCACACTGGACGTATCAGAAGTGCGAATGCTGACATGAGTAACGATAAAGGGAGTGAAAAACTCCCTCGCCGAAAGACCAAGGGTTCCTGTCCAACGTTAATCGGGGCAGGGTGAGTCGACCCCTAAGGCGAGGCTGAAAGGCGTAGTCGATGGGAAACGGGTTAATATTCCCGTACTTTTGCTAACTGCGATGGAGAGACGGAGAAGGCTAGGCTAGCGCGGCGTTGGTAGTCCGCGTTTAAGGTAGTAGGTAGGGTGCTTAGGCAAATCCGGGCACCTAATACCGAGAGCTGATGACGAGTCACTAAGGTGATGAAGTAGTTGATGCCATGCTTCCAGGAAAATCTTCTAAGCTTCAGGTTAGTAGGAATCGTACCCCAAACCGACACAGGTGGTCGGGTAGAGAATACCAAGGCGCTTGAGAGAACTCGGCTGAAGGAACTAGGCAAAATGGTACCGTAACTTCGGGAGAAGGTACGCTGCTGGCGGTGATGAGACTTGCTCTCTAAGCTGCTGGCAGTCGCAGATACCAGGTGGCTGCAACTGTTTATCAAAAACACAGCACTGTGCAAAATCGCAAGATGACGTATACGGTGTGACGCCTGCCCGGTGCCGGAAGGTTAATTGATTGGGTTAGCTTTGCGAAGCTCATGATCGAAGCCCCGGTAAACGGCGGCCGTAACTATAACGGTCCTAAGGTAGCGAAATTCCTTGTCGGGTAAGTTCCGACCTGCACGAATGGCGTAATGATGGCCACGCTGTCTCCAGCCGAGACTCAGTGAAGTTGAAATTGCGGTGAAGATGCCGTATACCCGCGGCTAGACGGAAAGACCCCGTGAACCTTTACTATAGCTTGGCACTGAACATTGACCCTACATGTGTAGGATAGGTGGGAGACTTTGAAGCGCAGTCGCTAGATTGCGTGGAGTCAACCTTGAAATACCACCCTTGTAGTGTTGATGTTCTAACCTGGGCCCCTAATCGGGGTTAGGGACAGTGCCTGGTGGGTAGTTTGACTGGGGCGGTCTCCTCCCAAAGAGTAACGGAGGAGCACGAAGGTTAGCTAAACACGGTCGGACATCGTGTGGTTAGTGCAATGGCATAAGCTAGCTTAACTGCGAGACAGACACGTCGAGCAGGTACGAAAGTAGGTCATAGTGATCCGGTGGTTCTGAATGGAAGGGCCATCGCTCAACGGATAAAAGGTACTCCGGGGATAACAGGCTGATACCGCCCAAGAGTTCATATCGACGGCGGTGTTTGGCACCTCGATGTCGGCTCATCACATCCTGGGGCTGAAGTCGGTCCCAAGGGTATGGCTGTTCGCCATTTAAAGTGGTACGCGAGCTGGGTTCAGAACGTCGTGAGACAGTTCGGTCCCTATCTGCCGTGGGCGTTGGATGATTGAAGGGAGCTGCTCCTAGTACGAGAGGACCGGAGTGGACGAACCGCTGGTGTTCGGGTTGTTATGCCAATAGCATTGCCCGGTAGCTACGTTCGGAATCGATAACCGCTGAAAGCATCTAAGCGGGAAGCGAGCCCTAAGATGAGTCATCCCTAGGTCTTTAAGACCTCTAAAGAGCCGTTCGAGACTAGGACGTTGATAGGCATGGTGTGTAAGCGTTGTGAGGCGTTGAGCTAACATGTACTAATGACTCGTGAGGCTTAACCATACAACCCAGATGGGTTTTGCTAGGTGGTTACAACCTTAGATTTTAGATAGAGCACTTAGATAGTGTGACTCAATTACAAAAAGCAATAACAGCTTTCCGAATTAATCTAATGGCTACAGAGAATAAAGTAGCGGTTAGATAACAAATTTGTCTGGAGACAATAGCATTGTGGTCCCACCTGAATCCATTCCGAACTCAGTAGTGAAACGCAATTGCGCCGATGGTAGTGTGGGGTTTCCCCATGTGAGAGTAGGTCATTTCCAGACGCTTATTAAAGTGAAGAAGCCACCTAGTTTAGGTGGCTTTTTTGCGTTTGGGGCAATGTAAACTCTGCAGTCTTCCCCATATGAATGTCATTGAGGTTAGGTGACTTATTCACTTAATGTAGGCATGAATGCCTACCTCGACGACACCCGAGGCTAAGCCTGGTTATAAATTGCTCCTGCATTTATGACATTAGGTGCATCCATGCACCTTGCTCCCAGCTACGAGCAAGCTCTTCGCGTAAAACTTAGCCTAAACACTGCGTATTTAAAGCAGCTAACTTTTACCCCCATGTGTTCCCTTCGGGAATGCGTGTAGGTCATTTCCAGACGCCTAATATACGAAATAGCCCCAGCACGATGTGTTGGGGCTTTTTTGTATGTTCAGATTTTGAAAGATTACTTGAACATGGGGAACAAACAGGGCATGCGCAGCATGCATCATTACCATGTGATAGGTCGACGATTGCATCCTGCATAATTAACACTTCCTCCATCCATGGCTGCTTGCTAACACTTAGTTGGCAGGAGCTATGATCAGTATTCGCTGATGCCAACTCGTTCGAAGGCGGTACATGCCTAATTATCTTAAAAATCCATCTAGCCCTTACAAAAATATATACAGTATATCGTTCTAGATATAAGTTAGATTGTCATCACAAAGTTTTGCCTAGAGTTGTTATTTTGAAACTTTGTGGCGAAATATGGTGTTCGGTGTTTTATAATGTTGAGCCAAATTTGCACTTGCAACTACGACAGTGAATTGCAGTTTACATTCGCTCATGCAAAAGAGGCATTAATGATCATCGAGCCACAGCAAATCGCATTATGGCAACCCGTTGTTGACAAGATCTATGAAAGATTCGGGGTCGTGTGTGTGTTATCCCGTTATTGCGTTTTTCAGTCTCAAGCGACTCCGTTAACTGAGCTTCCTGCTAAGTATTTCGAAGATCCATTACAACTCACTATTCACAGCAACCATATTAAATCATATTGCGAAGCGGCCATTGAAAGTCAGCCTAACCATGATTTAGCTGAGTTAGATTTCCAGTTACTGGTTATGCCTTCTAAGCAAATATTTGGTGGTATTTCGTGGCAGCCAACATTGGTGCTAACTGAAGAGCAACGAGTAGAGTTTAACCACGAGCTTACGAGTTTCATTGAAGACATCAAGGGGTATATTTGTCAGCAGTACAACGAGTTTATTGCTGATGAAACTAGCGCCCGTGTTCAGCTAGAGGATATTGACCCAATTTCAGTTCAATCTTTTATTGATGCGCATGAAGAGCATGTGTGGGTAAAAGATTTAAATGGCGTCTACCTGGCTTGTAATCGCAGTGTCGAAAAAGCCTGGAATATGTCCAACAGCGATATCGTCGGTAAGACTGATGAACAGCTGTTTGATACACGTACAGCGCAAATGTTCCATGAAACAGACCAAAAAGCTATTTTGCGTGGCGTTAGAACATCAGTTTCAGAATGTGAATCTTTTGACGCCTTTCGCAACAAGGTTTGGCTAGAAACCTATAAGGCTCCACTTCGCGACAAGCAAGGGCAAACCATAGGTGTGATTGGCGTAAGTCGTAATATAGCTAAACACAAGGAGGCAGAAGAGCAGTTGTTACTTGCTGCTAGCGTGTTTAGAAATGCTGTTGAAGGTGTGGTGATCACGGATCATTTAGGCAATATAACGGATACTAATGAGTCGTTTACCCGTATCACTGGTTATAACAAGGATGAGGTTCTTGGCCAAAACCCACGCATTTTACGTTCAGGGCGTCACGACGAGCAATTCTACAAGAAAATGTGGAACACCCTGATTGTGCAGGGTAAGTGGCATGGTGAAATTTGGAATCGTCGTAAGAATGGCTCTATCTTCCCACAGGCAATTACCATAAGTGCGGTTTATGGCGACAATAACGAGATTCGCTATTTTGTCGCGGTATTTGCTGATATTTCAGATCAAAAACAGACCGAAGAAAAGTTAAAGAACCTAGCCTATTTTGATCCACTGACCCAGCTACCAAATCGCATGCAATTTCTGAGTAGCTTGGAGCAAGAGCTTAATCACGCTAGGCGCAACCAAACTAAGCTTGCAGTGATATTTATTGATGTCGACTTCTTTAAGAACATCAATGATAGTTTGGGTCATATTATTGGTGATGAAATTATTATCGAGCTTGGCAGGCGGTTCACTTATACCCTGGCTCAGGACGATGTGCTTGCCCGTTTAGGCGGGGATGAGTTTGTTGTGATGCTACCAAACGTGAGTGGTACAGATTATGTTTCGTCGACGATTAATCGTTTACGTTCGGTTTTTGAAAAGCCTTTTTTAGTGGCGCAATCTGAGCCAGTTCGCCTATCTGCAAGTATGGGCGTGAGCATTTACCCAAATGATGCTGACGATCACGACTCTCTTTTACTCAATGCAGATTCAGCAATGCACCGGGCTAAGTCTGACGGGCGCAATAACTTTGCGTTTTACAATGAGTCTATGACTAAAGCTTCTGTGGAGCAGCTCAAGCTTCAAAACGCATTACATCAAGCGTTAGTAGAATTTCAGTTTGAGCTGCATTACCAAC
This DNA window, taken from Shewanella maritima, encodes the following:
- a CDS encoding sensor domain-containing protein; its protein translation is MIIEPQQIALWQPVVDKIYERFGVVCVLSRYCVFQSQATPLTELPAKYFEDPLQLTIHSNHIKSYCEAAIESQPNHDLAELDFQLLVMPSKQIFGGISWQPTLVLTEEQRVEFNHELTSFIEDIKGYICQQYNEFIADETSARVQLEDIDPISVQSFIDAHEEHVWVKDLNGVYLACNRSVEKAWNMSNSDIVGKTDEQLFDTRTAQMFHETDQKAILRGVRTSVSECESFDAFRNKVWLETYKAPLRDKQGQTIGVIGVSRNIAKHKEAEEQLLLAASVFRNAVEGVVITDHLGNITDTNESFTRITGYNKDEVLGQNPRILRSGRHDEQFYKKMWNTLIVQGKWHGEIWNRRKNGSIFPQAITISAVYGDNNEIRYFVAVFADISDQKQTEEKLKNLAYFDPLTQLPNRMQFLSSLEQELNHARRNQTKLAVIFIDVDFFKNINDSLGHIIGDEIIIELGRRFTYTLAQDDVLARLGGDEFVVMLPNVSGTDYVSSTINRLRSVFEKPFLVAQSEPVRLSASMGVSIYPNDADDHDSLLLNADSAMHRAKSDGRNNFAFYNESMTKASVEQLKLQNALHQALVEFQFELHYQPKICLKQTGSLGLEALIRWHHPQLGQVSPADFIPLAEEIGLIWDIGLWVLNEACTQGVRWLNSGFSFDRISVNVASLQLQRADFVDEVMKVLLNTGLPAKHLELEITESCMMNHPEEIINVLKTLGNMGIAISIDDFGTGYSSLNYLKKLPIDILKIDQSFMRDIPDDGNNAAIAKAIIAMGHAMNLKVIAEGVETKQQAEFLIANGCDYAQGYLYSKPKSADDITHDSSIGVRGC